One stretch of Mangifera indica cultivar Alphonso chromosome 9, CATAS_Mindica_2.1, whole genome shotgun sequence DNA includes these proteins:
- the LOC123225134 gene encoding cell number regulator 6-like — MAEGGAKSRYVKLTKDQEPLPDIKPGELNQPIEVPQLNVRKCIECGQALPENFEAPADEPWTTGIFGCTEDTESCWTGLFCPCVLFGRNVENLREDTPWTQPCICHGICVEGGIALATATAIFHGIDPRTSFLIFEGLFFAWWMCGIYTGLVRQSLQKKYHLKNSPCDPCMVHCCMHWCALCQEHREMKSRLSDNMVMPMTIVNPPPVQEMNSASENQDPASTPGNNTTNLEMQAL, encoded by the exons ATGGCGGAAGGGGGAGCCAAATCAAGATATGTGAAGCTGACGAAAGATCAGGAGCCTTTGCCGGACATCAAGCCTGGCGAGCTCAACCAGCCCATTGAGGTTCCTCAG CTGAATGTTCGTAAATGCATTGAGTGCGGACAGGCTTTACCGGAAAATTTTGAGGCTCCTGCTGATGAACCTTGGACTACTGGAATTTTTGGCTGCACTGAAGATACTGAGAGTT GCTGGACTGGACTATTCTGCCCATGTGTTCTATTTGGGCGTAATGTTGAGAACTTAAGAGAAGATACCCCATGGACTCAACCCTGCATTTGCCATGGAATTTGTGTTGAAGGCGGCATTGCATTGGCCACAGCAACAGCAATCTTTCATGGCATTGACCCAAGAACatcatttcttatttttgagGGTTTATTTTTTGCTTGGTGGATGTGTGGGATATATACTGGTCTTGTTCGGCAATCCTTGCAGAAGAAATATCATCTCAAG AACTCACCTTGTGATCCATGCATGGTGCACTGCTGCATGCACTGGTGTGCATTGTGCCAGGAGCACAGGGAGATGAAGAGCCGTCTCTCAGATAATATGGTGATGCCAATGACTATAGTCAACCCTCCCCCCGTCCAAGAGATGAACTCTGCCAGCGAAAACCAGGATCCTGCATCAACTCCTGGAAACAACACCACCAATTTGGAGATGCAAGCTTTATAA
- the LOC123226200 gene encoding uncharacterized protein LOC123226200, producing the protein MERPDSDNERRRTLAKNKGAVLQCAPRRMLALPAPPLPVPPHALNQAKVATVAVDLNVRLRSADMPPSMQERVIRHARALLDSNSNDKKLNPTHLALCIKKEFDAVYGPAWHCIVGKSFGSFVTHSRGGFVYFSMDKLCFLLFKTEVRPVAKKSPLLLQSNTGKAKC; encoded by the exons ATGGAGAGACCAGACTCAGACAACGAAAGAAGGAGAACACTGGCGAAGAACAAAGGGGCGGTACTCCAGTGCGCACCCCGGCGCATGTTAGCGTTGCCTGCACCGCCGCTTCCCGTTCCTCCTCATGCGTTGAACCAGGCAAAGGTAGCAACCGTAGCCGTCGATTTAAACGTACGGCTGAGATCAGCCGATATGCCCCCTTCAATGCAAGAGCGTGTGATCAGACACGCTAGAGCTCTTCTCGACTCCAACTCCAACGACAAGAAGCTCAATCCTACACACTTAGCTTTGTGCATTAAAAAG GAATTTGATGCAGTGTACGGTCCGGCATGGCACTGTATTGTGGGGAAGAGTTTTGGGTCGTTTGTGACGCATTCGAGGGGCGGATTTGTATATTTTTCGATGGACAAGCTTTGCTTTCTGCTGTTCAAAACAGAGGTTCGTCCAGTTGCTAAAAAGTCTCCATTGTTGCTCCAGTCGAACACCGGTAAAGCTAAATGttga
- the LOC123225110 gene encoding LOW QUALITY PROTEIN: GDP-mannose transporter GONST3-like (The sequence of the model RefSeq protein was modified relative to this genomic sequence to represent the inferred CDS: substituted 1 base at 1 genomic stop codon), whose translation MSNDEENPPVSKASNGSQAPPLPNQIQVTWYSALVQQASVYGVAAGYCLSASLLSIINKWAVMKFPYPGALTALQYFTSAAGVILCGYFKFLEHDALDLLTMWRFLPAAIIFYLSLFTNSELLLHANVDTFIVFRSAVPIFVAVGETLFLHQPWPAIRTWVSLATIFGGSVIYVLTDYQFTVMAYSXALAYLVSMTIDFVYIKHVVMTIGLNTWGLVLYNNLEALLLFPLELLIMGELKKIKHGISDESDWYSFEVVLPVGLSCLFGLAISFFGFSCRRAISATGFTVLGIVNKLLTVVINLVIWDKHSTWVGTIGLLICMLGGIMYQQSTSNKPKAVSETKAQGNEEEQQKLLKKQSTESNNILKKVKESEGDK comes from the coding sequence ATGTCTAATGATGAGGAGAATCCACCTGTTAGCAAAGCTTCAAATGGTTCACAAGCTCCACCTCTGCCCAATCAAATCCAAGTGACGTGGTACAGTGCTTTAGTTCAGCAAGCTTCAGTCTATGGTGTAGCTGCTGGGTACTGCCTCTCAGCTTCATTGCTCTCCATTATCAACAAATGGGCTGTCATGAAATTTCCTTATCCTGGGGCACTAACTGCTTTACAGTACTTCACAAGTGCAGCTGGTGTCATCCTTTGTGGGTACTTCAAGTTCTTAGAGCATGATGCGCTTGACCTTTTGACCATGTGGCGGTTTCTACCTGCAGCCATTATATTTTACCTCTCACTTTTCACCAATAGCGAGCTCCTCCTCCATGCCAATGTTGACACTTTTATTGTATTTCGTTCAGCAGTTCCCATCTTTGTAGCAGTAGGAGAGACCCTATTTTTGCACCAACCATGGCCAGCAATCAGGACATGGGTCTCGCTTGCTACCATCTTCGGAGGAAGTGTGATTTATGTTCTAACAGATTACCAATTCACTGTTATGGCATATAGCTGAGCTTTAGCTTACCTGGTAAGCATGACCATAGACTTTGTTTACATAAAGCATGTGGTAATGACAATTGGTTTGAATACATGGGGTCTTGTTCTGTACAATAATCTTGAGGCTCTCTTACTGTTTCCTTTGGAGCTACTTATTATGGGGgagttaaagaaaataaagcatGGAATCTCAGATGAGTCAGACTGGTATTCTTTTGAGGTGGTTTTGCCAGTGGGGTTATCATGTTTGTTTGGTTTGGCAATATCTTTCTTTGGGTTTTCTTGTCGAAGGGCAATTTCTGCAACCGGCTTCACAGTTCTGGGTATAGTTAACAAATTGTTGACTGTTGTGATTAATTTGGTTATTTGGGATAAACATTCAACCTGGGTGGGAACAATTGGACTTTTGATTTGTATGCTGGGTGGCATCATGTATCAGCAGTCTACTAGTAATAAACCCAAGGCTGTATCAGAAACTAAAGCACAAGGGAATGAAGAGGAACAACAGAAGCTACTCAAAAAGCAGAGCACAGAAAGCAACAATATCCTTAAGAAAGTAAAAGAGTCAGAAGGGGATAAATGA
- the LOC123225678 gene encoding probable aquaporin TIP5-1, with translation MSPTVLSKRLNDSVTKDALRAYLAEFISTFFFVLAAVGSSMASRRLMPDVAANPSSLMIVGLANAFALSSTVYIAANLSGGHVNPAVTFAKAVCGHLSAVMALFYWFSQMMASVMACLFLRMVTADQQIPTYQIAEEMTGFGASLLEGVLTFALVYTVYSAGDPRRGPLGFTGPLAIGMMVGVIVMAAGPFSGGSMNPACAFGSAIVAGNFKNQAAYWVGPLIGGAVAGLVYDNLMFPVQPTDSNSMRGGLEGTGV, from the exons ATGTCTCCAACAGTACTTTCTAAGCGTCTCAATGATTCGGTCACCAAAGATGCTTTAAGAGCATATCTCGCGGAATTTATCTCAACTTTCTTCTTCGTGTTGGCCGCAGTGGGATCTTCCATGGCTTCAA GGAGGTTGATGCCAGATGTGGCGGCGAATCCGTCCAGTCTTATGATAGTTGGCCTTGCAAATGCTTTTGCTCTGTCGTCGACTGTTTATATTGCCGCAAATCTCTCCGGTGGACATGTGAATCCGGCTGTCACTTTTGCGAAGGCCGTTTGTGGGCACCTCAGCGCGGTAATGGCTTTGTTTTACTGGTTTTCTCAAATGATGGCCTCTGTTATGGCTTGCCTTTTCTTGAGAATGGTAACGGCTGACCAG CAAATTCCAACCTACCAAATTGCAGAGGAAATGACAGGATTTGGGGCGTCTTTGTTGGAGGGTGTTCTGACTTTTGCCTTGGTTTACACTGTTTATTCCGCTGGTGACCCAAGGCGTGGTCCTTTGGGATTCACTGGGCCTCTGGCAATTGGGATGATGGTGGGGGTGATTGTCATGGCAGCAGGACCCTTCTCCGGTGGCTCGATGAACCCGGCATGTGCCTTCGGGTCTGCCATTGTCGCCGGGAATTTCAAAAATCAAGCAGCTTACTGGGTTGGCCCTTTGATTGGAGGCGCGGTTGCAGGACTTGTGTATGATAATTTGATGTTTCCTGTTCAACCCACTGATTCAAATTCTATGAGAGGGGGTTTAGAGGGTACTGGAGTGTAA